In one Streptomyces venezuelae genomic region, the following are encoded:
- a CDS encoding glycosyltransferase family 4 protein, protein MHKTLIVTNDFPPRPGGIQAFLHNMALRLDPEQLVVYASTWKRGREGAEATAAFDAEQPFQVVRDSTTMLLPTPRVTRRAVSLLREHGCTSVWFGAAAPLGLMAPALREAGATRLVATTHGHEAGWAQLPASRQLLRRIGDATDTITYLGEYTRSRIAGALSPEAAARMVQLPPGVDEKTFHPGSGGDAVRARLGLTDRPVVVCVSRLVPRKGQDTLILAMPRILSAEPDAVLLIVGGGPYEKDLRRLAAETGVADSVRFTGAVPWSELPAHYGAGDVFAMPCRTRRGGLDVEGLGIVYLEASATGLPVVAGDSGGAPDAVLDGETGWVVRGGEPQDAADRIVALLADAELRSRMGERGRAWVEEKWRWDLLAETLKSLL, encoded by the coding sequence ATGCACAAGACCCTGATCGTCACGAACGACTTCCCGCCCAGGCCCGGTGGCATCCAGGCGTTCCTGCACAACATGGCGCTGCGCCTGGACCCCGAGCAGCTCGTCGTCTACGCCTCCACGTGGAAGCGGGGCCGCGAGGGCGCGGAGGCGACCGCGGCCTTCGACGCCGAGCAGCCCTTCCAGGTCGTACGCGACTCCACGACGATGCTGCTGCCGACCCCGCGCGTCACCCGTCGCGCGGTGTCGCTCCTGCGCGAACACGGCTGTACGTCGGTGTGGTTCGGGGCGGCCGCGCCGCTCGGGCTCATGGCGCCCGCGCTGCGCGAGGCGGGCGCGACGCGGCTGGTCGCGACGACCCACGGCCACGAGGCGGGCTGGGCCCAGCTGCCCGCCTCCCGCCAACTCCTCCGCCGGATCGGCGATGCGACGGACACGATCACCTATCTGGGCGAGTACACGCGCTCACGGATCGCCGGGGCGCTGAGCCCCGAGGCGGCGGCGCGGATGGTCCAACTCCCGCCCGGGGTGGACGAGAAGACGTTCCACCCGGGATCGGGCGGCGACGCGGTACGGGCGCGGCTCGGCCTCACGGACCGGCCCGTGGTGGTGTGTGTCTCGCGGCTCGTGCCGCGCAAGGGCCAGGACACGTTGATCCTCGCCATGCCGAGGATTCTCTCCGCGGAGCCGGACGCGGTGCTGCTGATCGTCGGGGGCGGCCCGTACGAGAAGGACCTGCGGCGGCTCGCGGCGGAGACGGGGGTCGCGGACTCCGTCCGCTTCACGGGGGCCGTGCCCTGGTCGGAACTCCCCGCGCACTACGGCGCGGGGGACGTCTTCGCCATGCCCTGCCGGACCCGGCGCGGGGGCCTGGACGTCGAGGGCCTCGGCATCGTCTACCTGGAGGCGTCCGCGACGGGCCTTCCCGTCGTCGCGGGGGACTCCGGCGGGGCGCCGGACGCGGTCCTGGACGGGGAGACGGGGTGGGTCGTCCGTGGCGGCGAGCCGCAGGATGCGGCGGACCGGATCGTCGCCCTCCTCGCCGACGCGGAGCTTCGCTCCCGGATGGGGGAGCGGGGGCGTGCCTGGGTCGAGGAGAAGTGGCGCTGGGACCTCCTGGCAGAGACCCTGAAGTCCCTCCTGTAG
- a CDS encoding AMP-dependent synthetase/ligase, translated as MREFSLPALYEVPADGNLTDIVRRNAAQHPDVAVIGRKVEGRWQDVTAKAFLADVRATAKGLIAAGVRPGDRVGLMSRTRYEWTLLDFAIWSAGAVTVPVYETSSAEQIQWILGDSGAVACVVELDAHAAAVASVRDTLPALKNVWQIDAGGVEELHGAGAEVPDATVDERSGAAKADDPATIVYTSGTTGRPKGCVLTHRSFFAECGNVVERLKPLFRTGECSVLLFLPVAHVFGRLVEVAALMAPIKLGHAPDVKNLTDELASFRPTMVLGVPRVFEKVYNSARAKAQADGKGKIFDKAADTAIAYSRALDTPSGPSLGLRLKHTLFDKLVFSKLRAVLGGRGEYAISGGAPLGERLGHFFRGIGFTVLEGYGLTESCAATAFNPWDRQKIGTVGQPLPGSVVRIADDGEVLLHGEHLFSHYWNNEGATEEALADGWFHTGDIGTLDEDGYLRITGRKKEIIVTAGGKNVAPAVIEDRIRAHALVAECMVVGDGRPFVGALVTVDDEFLGRWAAEHGKPADSSASSLRDDADLLAAIQSAVDDGNAAVSKAESVRKFRIIGSQFTEESGHLTPSLKLKRNVVAKDYADEIEAIYRG; from the coding sequence TTGCGCGAGTTCAGCCTTCCGGCCCTGTACGAGGTCCCTGCGGACGGCAATCTGACCGACATCGTCCGTAGAAATGCCGCGCAGCACCCGGACGTCGCCGTCATCGGCCGCAAGGTCGAGGGCCGCTGGCAGGACGTCACGGCCAAGGCCTTCCTCGCCGACGTGCGCGCCACCGCCAAAGGGCTGATCGCCGCCGGAGTGCGTCCCGGCGACCGCGTCGGCCTGATGTCCCGCACCCGGTACGAGTGGACGCTGCTCGACTTCGCCATCTGGAGCGCGGGCGCGGTCACCGTTCCCGTGTACGAGACGAGCTCCGCCGAGCAGATCCAGTGGATCCTCGGCGACTCCGGCGCCGTGGCCTGCGTCGTGGAGCTCGACGCGCACGCCGCGGCCGTCGCCTCGGTGCGTGACACGCTGCCCGCCCTGAAGAACGTCTGGCAGATCGACGCGGGCGGCGTCGAGGAGCTGCACGGCGCCGGCGCCGAGGTCCCGGACGCGACCGTCGACGAGCGCAGCGGCGCCGCCAAGGCCGACGACCCGGCCACGATCGTCTACACCTCGGGCACGACGGGCCGTCCCAAGGGCTGTGTCCTCACCCACCGCAGCTTCTTCGCGGAGTGCGGCAACGTGGTGGAGCGCCTGAAGCCCCTGTTCCGCACGGGCGAGTGTTCGGTCCTCCTCTTCCTCCCCGTCGCCCACGTCTTCGGGCGTCTCGTCGAGGTCGCCGCGCTGATGGCGCCGATCAAGCTGGGGCACGCGCCCGACGTCAAGAACCTCACGGACGAGCTGGCCTCGTTCCGGCCGACGATGGTCCTCGGCGTGCCGCGCGTCTTCGAGAAGGTCTACAACTCGGCGCGCGCGAAGGCGCAGGCCGACGGCAAGGGCAAGATCTTCGACAAGGCGGCGGACACGGCGATCGCGTACAGCCGCGCGCTGGACACGCCGTCGGGGCCGTCGCTGGGCCTGCGCCTCAAGCACACGCTCTTCGACAAGCTGGTCTTCAGCAAGCTGCGCGCGGTCCTCGGCGGTCGCGGCGAGTACGCGATCTCCGGCGGCGCCCCGCTCGGCGAGCGCCTGGGCCACTTCTTCCGCGGCATCGGCTTCACGGTCCTGGAGGGCTACGGCCTGACGGAATCGTGCGCGGCGACAGCCTTCAACCCCTGGGACCGCCAGAAGATCGGCACGGTCGGCCAGCCGCTGCCCGGCTCGGTCGTGCGGATAGCGGACGACGGCGAGGTCCTGCTCCACGGCGAGCACCTGTTCTCGCACTACTGGAACAACGAGGGCGCGACGGAAGAGGCCCTGGCGGACGGGTGGTTCCACACGGGGGACATCGGCACGCTCGACGAGGACGGCTACCTGCGGATCACGGGCCGCAAGAAGGAAATCATCGTCACCGCCGGCGGCAAGAACGTCGCTCCGGCCGTCATCGAGGACCGCATCCGCGCGCACGCGCTGGTCGCCGAGTGCATGGTCGTCGGCGACGGGCGTCCGTTCGTGGGCGCGCTGGTGACCGTCGACGACGAGTTCCTCGGTCGGTGGGCGGCGGAGCACGGCAAGCCCGCCGACTCCTCGGCGTCCTCCCTCCGCGACGACGCGGATCTCCTCGCGGCGATCCAGAGCGCGGTGGACGACGGCAACGCGGCGGTCTCCAAGGCGGAGTCCGTCCGCAAGTTCCGGATCATCGGCTCCCAGTTCACGGAGGAGTCGGGGCACTTGACTCCGTCGCTGAAGCTGAAGCGGAATGTGGTGGCGAAGGACTACGCGGACGAGATCGAGGCGATTTACCGCGGGTAG
- a CDS encoding metallophosphoesterase — protein sequence MPAFRVNVVSDVHGNTEALARAGDGADALVCLGDLVLFLDYADHSRGIFPDLFGAENATRLVELRTARRFDEAREFGRKLWGSVDSDRAAVIERAVRKQYAEMFAVLPTPTYATYGNVDIPSLWPEYAGPGTTVLDGERVEIGGRVFGFVGGGLRTPMRTPYEISDEEYAAKIEAVGEVDVLCTHIPPDVPELLYDTVARRFERGSRALLDAIRRTRPRYALFGHVHQPLVRRMRVGATECVNVGHFAGTSRPWALEW from the coding sequence ATGCCAGCTTTCCGGGTCAACGTGGTCAGTGACGTGCACGGCAACACCGAAGCGCTCGCACGTGCCGGGGACGGCGCGGACGCGCTCGTCTGCCTCGGTGACCTCGTGCTCTTCCTCGACTACGCCGACCACTCGCGCGGCATCTTCCCCGACCTGTTCGGCGCCGAGAACGCGACGAGGCTGGTGGAGCTGCGCACCGCACGCCGTTTCGACGAGGCCAGGGAATTCGGCCGAAAACTGTGGGGGAGCGTCGACAGTGACCGGGCCGCGGTGATCGAGCGCGCCGTCCGCAAGCAGTACGCCGAAATGTTCGCGGTCCTCCCCACGCCGACCTACGCCACCTACGGCAACGTCGACATCCCCTCCCTGTGGCCCGAGTACGCGGGACCGGGCACCACCGTCCTCGACGGCGAGCGCGTCGAGATCGGCGGCCGCGTCTTCGGCTTCGTCGGCGGCGGCCTGCGCACCCCGATGCGTACGCCTTACGAGATCTCCGACGAGGAGTACGCCGCCAAGATCGAGGCCGTCGGCGAGGTCGACGTCCTGTGCACCCACATCCCGCCGGACGTACCCGAGCTCCTCTACGACACCGTGGCGCGCCGCTTCGAGAGGGGCAGCCGCGCACTGCTCGACGCGATCCGCCGGACCCGCCCCAGGTACGCCCTCTTCGGCCACGTCCACCAGCCGCTGGTCCGGCGCATGCGCGTCGGTGCGACGGAGTGCGTGAACGTCGGGCACTTCGCCGGGACATCCAGGCCTTGGGCCCTGGAGTGGTGA
- a CDS encoding SRPBCC family protein, whose product MAEHTSSSITIEAAPAEVMGVIADFARYPDWTGEVKEAQVLATDERGRAEQVRLVMDAGAIKDDQTLGYTWTGDDEVSWTLVKSQMLRSLDGSYLLRPTASGTEVTYRLTVDVKIPMLGMIKRKAEKVIIDRALAGLKKRVESKEA is encoded by the coding sequence ATGGCGGAACACACCAGCTCGAGCATCACGATCGAGGCGGCACCGGCCGAGGTCATGGGAGTGATCGCCGACTTCGCTCGCTACCCGGACTGGACGGGTGAGGTGAAGGAGGCGCAGGTGCTCGCCACCGACGAGCGGGGCCGCGCCGAGCAGGTCCGCCTCGTCATGGACGCGGGCGCGATCAAGGACGACCAGACGCTGGGCTACACCTGGACCGGGGACGACGAAGTCAGCTGGACCCTGGTCAAGTCCCAGATGCTCCGCTCCCTGGACGGCTCCTACCTCCTGCGCCCCACCGCCTCCGGCACCGAGGTCACCTACCGCCTCACCGTCGACGTCAAGATCCCCATGCTCGGCATGATCAAGCGCAAGGCGGAAAAGGTCATCATCGACCGAGCCCTGGCAGGCCTGAAGAAGCGAGTCGAGTCGAAGGAGGCCTAG
- a CDS encoding ArsA family ATPase, with translation MRTLLITGPGGAGRTTVAAATALAAARAGHRTLVISADRADTLGAALGEAPDTAPAAPDAHPALTTLRLAPADRFRDDLLALQERAASALDLLGAERLDGEELTPLPGAEELALLRALRDADRDGTYDTVVVDLPPTPQALAALALPEQLRRYLRRLLPPERQAARALRPMLGRLAGVPMPAAWLYEAAARGEDELAAVQRVIEAPGTTVRLVAEPGPAGADAVRAAATGLALHGLRTDLLVANRILPDASPDTWLAGLGAQQHKTLDAWESTYDDVVRAPHLGRDPRGADDLEALGLTAPAAAPAPAAWPVTEAPEGDGGHTYVWHIPLPSVTREELGLIRRGDELVVTAGPYRRIVTLPSALRRCTVAGAGLREGELRVRFAPDPDLWPRER, from the coding sequence ATGCGCACCCTCCTCATCACCGGCCCCGGCGGAGCCGGCCGCACCACCGTCGCCGCCGCCACCGCGCTCGCCGCCGCGCGGGCCGGCCACCGGACCCTGGTGATCTCCGCCGACCGCGCCGACACTCTCGGCGCGGCACTCGGCGAGGCGCCCGACACCGCACCCGCCGCCCCGGACGCGCATCCGGCGCTCACCACCCTCCGCCTCGCCCCGGCCGACCGCTTCCGCGACGACCTGCTCGCCCTGCAGGAACGTGCCGCCTCCGCCCTGGACCTGCTCGGCGCCGAGCGGCTCGACGGCGAGGAGCTGACCCCGCTGCCCGGAGCGGAGGAGCTGGCCCTGCTGCGCGCCCTGCGCGACGCGGACCGCGACGGCACGTACGACACCGTGGTCGTCGACCTGCCGCCCACCCCGCAGGCCCTCGCCGCCCTCGCCCTGCCCGAGCAGCTCCGCCGCTATCTGCGCCGGCTGCTCCCGCCCGAGCGCCAGGCGGCCCGTGCCCTGCGCCCCATGCTCGGCCGGCTCGCGGGCGTCCCCATGCCGGCGGCGTGGCTGTACGAGGCCGCGGCCCGGGGGGAGGACGAACTCGCCGCCGTCCAGCGCGTGATAGAGGCCCCCGGCACCACCGTCCGCCTGGTCGCCGAACCCGGCCCCGCGGGCGCCGACGCCGTCCGTGCCGCCGCCACCGGCCTCGCCCTGCACGGCCTGCGCACCGACCTCCTCGTCGCCAACCGGATCCTGCCGGACGCGAGCCCCGACACCTGGCTCGCCGGGCTCGGCGCCCAGCAGCACAAGACGCTCGACGCGTGGGAGTCGACGTACGACGACGTCGTCAGGGCCCCGCACCTCGGCCGCGACCCCCGCGGCGCCGACGACCTCGAAGCCCTCGGCCTGACCGCGCCCGCGGCAGCCCCCGCTCCCGCCGCCTGGCCCGTCACCGAGGCCCCCGAGGGCGACGGCGGCCACACGTACGTATGGCACATTCCGCTGCCCTCCGTCACCCGCGAGGAGCTCGGCCTCATCCGGCGCGGCGACGAGCTCGTCGTCACCGCGGGCCCCTACCGCCGCATCGTCACCCTGCCGTCCGCGCTGCGCCGCTGCACCGTCGCGGGAGCAGGGCTGCGCGAGGGCGAGCTCAGGGTGCGGTTCGCGCCCGACCCGGATCTGTGGCCGCGCGAGCGGTGA
- a CDS encoding DUF5304 domain-containing protein: protein MSDATEREAPEAQDPQESHADAWERACAEDLAAEKARRRAQYGPPPGSAAEELRKLFDVVSDKLSGLQAPLLGAVAQGAVEQTLRQVAKEAKAVVEPVIERNPDVFDHLAAAGSELLAAYRSAVEGQESRWTRGDGADDATKDAAPGRDPRDGGSSAGEHIDLD, encoded by the coding sequence ATGAGCGATGCCACCGAGCGCGAAGCCCCGGAAGCCCAGGACCCCCAGGAAAGTCACGCCGACGCCTGGGAGCGGGCGTGCGCCGAGGACCTCGCGGCGGAGAAGGCCCGCCGCCGCGCCCAGTACGGGCCGCCGCCCGGCTCCGCGGCCGAGGAGCTGCGCAAGCTCTTCGACGTGGTGTCGGACAAGCTCTCCGGACTCCAGGCGCCGCTGCTCGGCGCGGTCGCGCAGGGTGCCGTCGAGCAGACGCTCCGGCAGGTCGCCAAGGAGGCGAAGGCGGTCGTCGAGCCGGTCATCGAGCGCAACCCCGACGTCTTCGACCACCTCGCGGCGGCGGGCTCCGAGCTGCTCGCCGCCTACCGCTCGGCGGTCGAGGGCCAGGAGAGCCGGTGGACCCGCGGCGACGGCGCGGACGACGCCACGAAGGACGCCGCGCCCGGCCGGGACCCCCGTGACGGCGGCTCCTCCGCGGGTGAACACATCGATCTGGACTGA
- a CDS encoding ROK family glucokinase — translation MGLTIGVDIGGTKIAAGVVDEDGNILSTFKVPTPGTSEAIVDAIASAVAGARAGHDIVGVGIGAAGYVNRQRSTVYFAPNIDWRQEPLKEEVEKRVGLPVVVENDANAAAWGEYRFGGGKGHRNVICITLGTGLGGGIIIGNKLRRGHFGVAAEFGHIRMVPDGLLCGCGSQGCWEQYASGRALVRYAKQRANATPENAEYLLSLGDGTPEGVEGKHISMAARQGDAVAIDSYRELARWAGAGLADLASLFDPSAFIVGGGLSDEGELVLDPIRKSFKRWLVGAAWRPEAQVIAAQLGNKAGMVGAADLAREPDPVM, via the coding sequence ATGGGACTCACCATCGGCGTCGACATCGGCGGCACCAAGATCGCGGCCGGAGTGGTCGACGAGGACGGCAACATCCTCTCGACCTTCAAGGTGCCGACCCCTGGTACTTCCGAGGCCATCGTCGACGCGATCGCCTCCGCCGTGGCGGGCGCACGGGCCGGGCACGACATCGTCGGCGTCGGCATCGGCGCCGCCGGATACGTCAACCGGCAGCGCTCCACGGTCTACTTCGCGCCGAACATCGACTGGCGCCAGGAACCGCTCAAGGAAGAGGTCGAGAAGCGCGTCGGCCTGCCCGTGGTCGTGGAGAACGACGCGAACGCGGCGGCCTGGGGCGAGTACCGCTTCGGCGGCGGCAAGGGCCACCGCAACGTCATCTGCATCACGCTCGGCACCGGCCTCGGCGGCGGCATCATCATCGGCAACAAGCTGCGCCGCGGCCACTTCGGCGTCGCCGCCGAGTTCGGCCACATCCGGATGGTGCCGGACGGCCTCCTCTGCGGCTGCGGCAGCCAGGGCTGCTGGGAGCAGTACGCGTCCGGCCGCGCCCTCGTGCGGTACGCGAAGCAGCGCGCCAACGCCACCCCGGAGAACGCCGAGTACCTGCTCTCGCTGGGCGACGGCACCCCCGAGGGCGTCGAGGGCAAGCACATCTCGATGGCCGCGCGGCAGGGTGACGCCGTCGCCATCGACTCCTACCGCGAGCTGGCCCGCTGGGCGGGCGCCGGCCTCGCCGACCTGGCGTCGCTCTTCGACCCGTCCGCGTTCATCGTCGGCGGCGGCCTCTCGGACGAGGGCGAGCTGGTCCTCGACCCGATCCGCAAGTCGTTCAAGCGCTGGCTCGTCGGCGCGGCGTGGCGGCCCGAGGCCCAGGTCATCGCCGCCCAGTTGGGCAACAAGGCGGGCATGGTCGGAGCGGCGGACCTGGCGCGGGAGCCGGATCCCGTCATGTGA
- a CDS encoding endonuclease/exonuclease/phosphatase family protein, which produces MPTSPTPALPNSRTEPDGSAVIRVLSYNIRSMRDDTAALARVISACAPDLVLIQEAPRFFRWRKKLARLARAADLVILSGGGTAAGPALLCSLRATVERTEDVLLPLTPGLHRRGFATAVVRFGGARLGVLSCHLSLQTDERYDQGGMLLDRLAGMGVEHAVAGGDLNERPGGRTFRRLAEGLKDCWTAKPWGGENTSTPADPHQRIDALFATSGIEVLGCGVPLDLPGVGPDDLRAATDHLPVLAALRVPAVRA; this is translated from the coding sequence ATGCCGACGAGCCCGACCCCTGCGCTCCCCAACTCCCGCACCGAACCCGATGGTTCGGCCGTCATCCGGGTGCTCAGCTACAACATCCGTTCGATGCGCGACGACACCGCCGCGCTCGCCCGGGTCATCTCCGCCTGCGCCCCCGACCTCGTCCTGATCCAGGAGGCCCCGCGGTTCTTCCGCTGGCGCAAGAAGCTGGCCCGCCTCGCGCGCGCCGCCGACCTCGTGATCCTCTCCGGCGGCGGCACCGCCGCGGGACCCGCGCTGCTCTGCTCGCTGCGCGCCACCGTCGAGCGCACCGAGGACGTGCTGCTCCCGCTCACCCCCGGCCTGCACCGGCGTGGCTTCGCGACCGCCGTCGTCCGCTTCGGCGGCGCGCGGCTCGGCGTCCTGAGCTGCCACCTGAGCCTGCAGACCGACGAGCGGTACGACCAGGGCGGGATGCTGCTCGACCGGCTCGCGGGGATGGGCGTGGAGCACGCGGTCGCGGGCGGCGACCTCAACGAGCGGCCCGGCGGCCGGACGTTCCGCAGGCTCGCGGAGGGACTCAAGGACTGCTGGACGGCCAAGCCCTGGGGCGGCGAGAACACCTCCACACCGGCCGACCCGCACCAGCGCATCGACGCGCTCTTCGCGACGTCCGGCATCGAAGTCCTCGGCTGCGGCGTGCCGTTGGACCTGCCGGGGGTGGGCCCGGACGACCTGAGGGCGGCCACGGACCACCTGCCGGTCCTGGCCGCCCTCAGAGTCCCCGCGGTGCGGGCCTAG
- a CDS encoding CU044_5270 family protein, with translation MNELDELRDWDAGAPPLDDDTRHRARVRLFAAMNDEPTARVRPLWRRPVLRIAVAGTAAAAVAGTILVAVNTGGDEEARAKPPADSAPSMRNVSARAVLNGAAAYERKHERTVAPRDDQYIYTKEIIKETEQRTGAVERHVDENWRSVDGSKRSWVMEVGKGWWSEPLAENEGMWPPQDWGTLKKLPTDPEKLILSLLHKTGPNDKNDSLDEITDQEWSDIHFSLAGLLKLVPVMPQGLRPAAYEALGMVPGVKAVPGQKDAKGRTGVAITYDDPTQQGTPFGGHFIFDPTTYAFLGFRDTRTSGDGKKTKTYTQLSYLDSWAITDKVKQRP, from the coding sequence ATGAATGAGCTCGATGAACTGCGCGACTGGGACGCGGGGGCTCCCCCGCTGGACGACGACACCCGCCACCGCGCGCGCGTGCGCCTGTTCGCCGCGATGAACGACGAGCCGACGGCTCGGGTACGTCCCCTGTGGCGCCGCCCGGTGCTGCGCATCGCCGTCGCCGGGACCGCCGCGGCCGCCGTGGCGGGCACCATCCTGGTGGCGGTGAACACCGGAGGCGACGAGGAGGCCCGCGCCAAGCCGCCCGCCGACAGCGCGCCGTCGATGCGCAACGTCAGCGCGCGGGCCGTGCTCAACGGCGCGGCCGCCTACGAACGCAAGCACGAGAGGACCGTCGCCCCGCGCGACGACCAGTACATCTACACGAAGGAGATCATCAAGGAGACCGAGCAGCGCACGGGCGCGGTCGAGCGGCACGTCGACGAGAACTGGCGTTCCGTGGACGGCTCGAAGCGCTCCTGGGTCATGGAGGTCGGCAAGGGGTGGTGGTCGGAGCCGCTCGCGGAGAACGAGGGGATGTGGCCCCCGCAGGACTGGGGAACCCTGAAGAAGCTCCCGACCGACCCGGAGAAGCTGATCCTCTCGCTGCTCCACAAGACGGGACCGAACGACAAGAACGACTCCCTGGACGAGATCACCGACCAGGAGTGGTCGGACATCCACTTCAGCCTCGCCGGTCTCCTGAAGCTGGTCCCGGTGATGCCGCAGGGGCTGCGCCCGGCCGCGTACGAGGCGCTCGGCATGGTCCCCGGCGTGAAGGCGGTCCCCGGCCAGAAGGACGCCAAGGGCCGCACGGGGGTGGCCATCACCTACGACGACCCGACGCAGCAGGGCACGCCGTTCGGCGGCCACTTCATCTTCGACCCGACGACGTACGCGTTCCTGGGCTTCCGCGACACGCGCACGTCGGGTGACGGCAAGAAGACGAAGACGTACACCCAGCTCTCGTACCTCGACAGCTGGGCGATCACCGACAAGGTGAAGCAGCGCCCCTAG
- a CDS encoding RNA polymerase sigma factor, with translation MTVDPGVPLRTGQRTCEKSDAWSIERSRDEPEQFAALFDRHADAVYRYAARRLGPEAAEDLMSDTFTTAFKERHRYDLARADARPWLFGIATNLVSRHRRAEARRFKALAKVPAPVPHDEPVADLAVARAGAEGLRGDLAAALAGLSARHRDVVLLVAWADLDYEEAAEALGVPVGTVRSRLHRARSTLREALGGSDPTAFQEAHAHE, from the coding sequence ATGACCGTCGATCCCGGCGTCCCCCTTCGCACGGGGCAGCGCACCTGCGAGAAGAGCGACGCCTGGTCCATCGAGCGGTCCCGGGACGAGCCCGAGCAGTTCGCCGCCCTCTTCGACCGGCATGCCGACGCCGTGTACCGGTACGCGGCCCGCCGGCTCGGCCCCGAGGCGGCCGAGGACCTGATGTCCGACACCTTCACCACCGCCTTCAAGGAGCGCCACCGCTACGACCTGGCGCGGGCCGACGCCCGCCCCTGGCTGTTCGGTATCGCGACCAACCTCGTCAGCCGGCACCGCAGGGCCGAGGCCCGCCGCTTCAAGGCGCTGGCCAAGGTGCCCGCGCCGGTGCCGCACGACGAGCCGGTCGCCGACCTCGCGGTCGCCCGCGCGGGAGCCGAGGGGCTCCGCGGCGACCTGGCCGCGGCCCTGGCCGGACTCTCGGCCCGCCACCGCGACGTGGTGCTCCTCGTGGCGTGGGCCGACCTCGACTACGAAGAGGCGGCAGAGGCGTTGGGGGTGCCCGTCGGCACCGTCAGATCGAGACTGCACCGGGCCCGCAGCACATTGCGCGAAGCACTGGGCGGATCCGATCCGACAGCTTTCCAGGAGGCACACGCCCATGAATGA
- a CDS encoding alpha/beta hydrolase — protein sequence MPVLPGAEPYRHEGGEVGVLLCHGFTGSPQSLRPWAEYLAERGLTVSLPLLPGHGTRWEDMQVTGWQDWYAEVERELRSLLERCERVFVFGLSMGGALALRLAAKHGDAVAGLVLVNPGNKVHGLAAHALPVARHLVPSTKGIVSDIAKPGSEEIGYHRIPLHAAHSLRRFFRVVDAELPQVTQPLVVLHSPRDHVVPPADSARILSRVSSTDVTEILLEQSYHVATLDHDADRIFEESHAFIGRLAPSVGKEGTATGG from the coding sequence GTGCCGGTCCTCCCCGGAGCCGAGCCGTACCGCCACGAAGGCGGCGAGGTCGGCGTCCTCCTCTGCCACGGCTTCACCGGATCCCCGCAGTCCCTGCGCCCCTGGGCGGAGTACCTGGCGGAGCGCGGCCTCACCGTCTCGCTGCCGCTCCTGCCCGGCCACGGCACACGCTGGGAGGACATGCAGGTCACGGGCTGGCAGGACTGGTACGCGGAGGTGGAGCGCGAGCTGCGCTCGCTCCTGGAGCGGTGCGAGCGGGTCTTCGTCTTCGGGCTCTCCATGGGCGGGGCGCTCGCGCTGCGCCTGGCGGCGAAGCACGGGGACGCGGTCGCCGGCCTCGTCCTCGTCAACCCGGGGAACAAGGTGCACGGCCTCGCGGCGCACGCGCTGCCCGTCGCCCGGCACCTCGTGCCCAGCACGAAGGGCATCGTCAGCGACATCGCGAAGCCCGGCTCCGAAGAGATCGGGTACCACCGGATCCCGCTGCACGCCGCGCACTCCCTGCGCCGCTTCTTCCGCGTGGTCGACGCCGAACTGCCCCAGGTGACCCAGCCGCTCGTGGTGCTGCACAGCCCGCGCGACCACGTGGTGCCGCCCGCCGACTCGGCCCGCATCCTCAGCCGTGTCTCCTCCACGGACGTCACGGAGATCCTGCTGGAACAGAGCTACCACGTCGCGACGTTGGACCACGATGCGGACCGGATCTTCGAGGAGAGTCACGCGTTCATCGGCCGGCTCGCCCCCAGCGTCGGTAAGGAAGGGACGGCCACCGGTGGCTGA